The Apium graveolens cultivar Ventura chromosome 3, ASM990537v1, whole genome shotgun sequence sequence TCAGGCATAGATGCGACCAATTCTTGTAAGACCAAATTCCTGACACTGAATGACCTCTTTTTTATTCCCGAATCACAGTGTTGGGCTGCCTGCGATAGGTACTTTACATTTCTTTGGTGGGAAGCATCTCTTTCTTCTTTTAATAAATCTACATTCACCCTTAATTCGAAGTTGTTGGCTTCCACATTGTAGACTTTGGTTTTGTAAGATTCTAGGCCTACTTCGACCAAAACCAAGGCATCTGTTCCGTATGCAACCCTGAAAGGAGTTTCTGCGGTGGAAGACCCGGGCGTTGTTTGGTAAGCCCGCAAGACCCAGGGTAACCCTCCGTCCCATCCTCCCTTGGCTTCATCTAACATTTTTTTGATCTCTTGAAAGATTATCTCTTTGGCTGCTTCGATCATCCCATTTTCTCGGGGATGTGCAACCGATCTAAACTTCTGTTGAACCCCGAAGTGATGCAAAAACTTTCAAAACTTGTTCCCAACGAACTGGGTTCTATTGTCCGAGACACAAACTTTCGGGATCCCGAACCTGAGAATAACCTACTCAAGGAAGAACTTTTTGGCCGCTTCTTCGGATATGGCGGATAACGGCCTACCTTCGACCCACTTGGTTATGTAGTCAATGGCGATTATGCAGTATTTTTTCTATCCAGTGCTGGTAGGGAGAACGTCGATGATATCTCCGGCTCACATGGCGAACGGAATGGGGCTAAAGACAGAAGTCATTTCTTCAGGAGGCTTCTTCGGGACGGTGGAAAATAGTTGACACTGCTTGCACTTCTTTGCAAATTTGCTTACATCGGTTCACAAAGTCAACCAAAAGAACCCTTGTCTAAGGATCTTAAAGTCAAGAGACTGACATGCTAGATGTTCTCCGCAGATCCCTTCATGCACCGCTTCTAAGTCCTAATGTTGTTCTTCGGTATTTAAG is a genomic window containing:
- the LOC141714987 gene encoding uncharacterized protein LOC141714987, with the protein product MLDEAKGGWDGGLPWVLRAYQTTPGSSTAETPFRVAYGTDALVLVEVGLESYKTKVYNVEANNFELRVNVDLLKEERDASHQRNVKYLSQAAQHCDSGIKKRSFSVRNLVLQELVASMPER